The following coding sequences lie in one Salvelinus namaycush isolate Seneca unplaced genomic scaffold, SaNama_1.0 Scaffold1338, whole genome shotgun sequence genomic window:
- the LOC120036457 gene encoding cilia- and flagella-associated protein 100-like, which yields SITAKMVNIKSDISKFEDIIKEFKMHKEFLFKLSPLEWQEAHRAKGKTLKLKSATRSATKSATKDKPKEKDKDERATPKRRTMLNSCLFRNPVAELKTDSSEYEEDPELYFRDPRQLLELLTELEEQNLSLIQNSRETEDAQEEFRQVMDYNRKKMEVETNQLTQQIDIMTHTIQRERERAAELELRARLFNFGKYKSDDQEGMFDSLGVKVEEVYRGCVGDSEANLSTLQMLKAIESRLDELLENVEIVPKERLVLAERVKEKERRFRLRDEKMHQDKQHQEERLKRALERAQADVKKTTGKKLMARSQRPARKLKTSQVYDISDKEKDEQLYFFM from the exons TGACATCTCTAAGTTTGAGGACATCATAAAGGAGTTCAAGATGCACAAGGAGTTCCTCTTCAAGCTGTCCCCTCTAGAGTGGCAAGAGGCACATAGGGCCAAGGGCAAGACCCTTAAACTCAAGTCTGCCACCAGGTCTGCCACCAAGTCTGCCACCAAGGACAAGCccaaagagaaagacaaagatgAGAGGGCTACTCCGAAAAGACGTACTA TGCTGAATTCCTGTCTTTTCAGGAACCCTGTGGCAGAGCTGAAGACTGACAGCTCTGAATATGAG GAGGACCCGGAGCTGTACTTCAGGGACCCCAGGCAGCTGCTGGAGCTGCTGACAGAGCTGGAAGAGCAGAATCTCTCTCTGATCCAGAACTCCAGGGAGACCGAAGACGCCCAGGAGGAGTTCCGACAGGTCATGGACTACAACCGCAAGAAGAT GGAGGTGGAGACCAACCAGCTGACCCAGCAGATAGACATCATGACCCACACCATCCAGAGGGAGAGGGAACGGGCTGCCGAGCTGGAGCTGAGGGCCCGCCTCTTCAACTTTGGGAAGTACAAGTCGGACGACCAG GAGGGTATGTTCGACTCCCTGGGCGTTAAGGTAGAGGAGGTGTACCGGGGCTGCGTGGGCGACAGCGAGGCCAACCTGAGCACGCTGCAGATGCTGAAGGCCATCGAGAGCCGCCTGGACGAGCTGCTGGAGAATGTGGAGATCGTCCCCAAGGAGCGGCTGGTGCTGGCCGAGAGGGTCAAGGAAAAGGAGAGGAGGTTCAG GCTGCGTGATGAGAAGATGCATCAGGACAAGCAGCACCAGGAAGAGAGGCTAAAGAGGGCCCTGGAGAGAGCCCAGGCTGACGTCAAGAAAACA ACTGGCAAGAAACTGATGGCTAGATCACAGCGCCCTGCCCGCAAGCTGAAGACCAGCCAGGTGTATGACATCTCAGACAAGGAGAAAGATGAGCAGCTCTACTTCTTCATGTAA